Proteins encoded within one genomic window of Ottowia sp. SB7-C50:
- a CDS encoding FAD-binding oxidoreductase produces MNAPTPLAHVTPEIKPRPAPPALMAALKERFGAGFSEAMAVREQHGRDESAFTTVPPPAGVVFAESTQDVQDAVKLCAAHQVPVIPYGVGSSLEGHLLAVQGGISLDVSRMNRVLSVNAEDLTVTVQPGVTRKQLNDEIKSTGLFFPIDPGADASLGGMTATRASGTNAVRYGTMRENVLALEVVTASGEVIRTGTRARKSSAGYDLTRLFVGSEGTLGVITEVTLRIYPLPEAVSAAICSFPTIADAVNTVIQTIQLGVPIARVELIDAHSVRAVNAHSKLTLREEPLLLMEFHGSPASVKEQAETVQDIARDHHGDDFEWADTPEERTRLWTARHNAYFAAVQSRPGCRCITTDTCVPISRLADALLDSVQEAEESGIPYFLVGHVGDGNFHVGYLIDPDDADERARAEALNHRLVTRALALGGTCTGEHGIGLHKMDFLLHEAGAGAVAMMRTIKQALDPDNIMNPGKVFAV; encoded by the coding sequence ATGAACGCCCCCACCCCGCTCGCCCACGTCACGCCCGAGATCAAGCCGCGCCCCGCGCCGCCTGCGCTGATGGCGGCGCTGAAAGAGCGCTTTGGCGCGGGCTTTTCCGAAGCCATGGCGGTACGCGAGCAACACGGGCGCGACGAGTCGGCCTTTACCACCGTGCCGCCGCCGGCCGGCGTGGTGTTTGCTGAAAGCACGCAGGACGTGCAGGACGCCGTGAAGCTGTGCGCCGCGCACCAGGTGCCGGTGATTCCGTACGGCGTCGGCTCGTCGCTTGAAGGCCATCTGCTGGCCGTGCAGGGCGGCATCAGCCTGGATGTGTCGCGCATGAACCGCGTGCTGAGCGTCAACGCCGAAGACCTGACCGTCACCGTGCAGCCGGGCGTGACGCGCAAGCAGCTGAACGACGAGATCAAGAGCACCGGCCTGTTCTTCCCCATCGACCCCGGCGCCGACGCCAGCTTGGGCGGCATGACGGCCACGCGCGCCAGCGGCACCAACGCCGTGCGCTACGGCACCATGCGCGAAAACGTGCTGGCGCTGGAAGTCGTCACCGCCAGCGGCGAAGTGATCCGCACCGGCACCCGCGCGCGCAAGAGCAGCGCCGGCTACGACCTGACGCGCCTGTTCGTGGGCAGCGAAGGCACGCTGGGCGTCATCACCGAAGTCACGCTGCGCATCTACCCGCTGCCCGAGGCGGTGTCGGCGGCGATCTGCAGCTTTCCGACCATTGCCGACGCGGTCAACACCGTGATTCAGACCATCCAGCTGGGCGTGCCGATCGCGCGCGTGGAACTGATCGACGCCCACAGCGTGCGCGCCGTCAACGCGCACAGCAAGCTGACCCTGCGCGAAGAGCCGCTGCTGCTGATGGAATTCCACGGCTCACCGGCCAGCGTCAAGGAGCAGGCCGAGACGGTGCAGGACATCGCGCGCGACCACCACGGCGACGACTTCGAATGGGCCGACACGCCCGAGGAACGCACGCGCCTGTGGACGGCGCGGCACAACGCTTACTTTGCCGCCGTGCAGAGCCGCCCGGGCTGCCGCTGCATCACCACCGACACCTGCGTGCCCATCAGCCGCCTGGCCGACGCGCTGCTGGACAGCGTGCAGGAGGCCGAGGAAAGCGGCATCCCCTACTTCCTGGTCGGCCACGTGGGCGACGGCAACTTCCACGTCGGCTACCTGATCGACCCCGACGACGCCGACGAACGCGCGCGCGCCGAAGCGCTGAACCACCGCCTCGTCACCCGCGCCCTGGCGCTGGGCGGCACCTGCACCGGCGAACACGGCATCGGCCTGCACAAGATGGACTTCCTGCTGCACGAAGCCGGCGCCGGCGCCGTGGCCATGATGCGCACCATCAAGCAGGCGCTGGACCCGGACAACATCATGAACCCGGGGAAGGTGTTTGCCGTGTGA
- a CDS encoding peptidoglycan-binding domain-containing protein, which yields MKKSLTPPDRARPLRRGALLGGGLLLAGAAHAGMVTDAHGNVGYDSAAECDAAVQAGSARFYQPVTTRPPARQKGEAAVRTIALRELASATAQAAGLRYSAADYARGACDLGIRHVKGRPDITPELVGKWVPFSPDMRLNLYSDAAGQPLRVTMAQCDNGFSGHLPRPVPPAPSVAVQVVAPQPSPNQCFANILHPARFETRSEQVLIAPATRREEVVPATWRAVTEQVLVQPETRRQVAVPAELGSVTENVVLRPAGTRDEPVAPTFRTTTEQLQTKAPSTRVEVLPPVYRTEMRRVVDVPEHTVQRVVPAVYKEVEETVQVSPATTRTEAVPTRYRTEVERVLVRPEVVQYVPVRLPTRPVAEQRLRADATTRVEPVAPVMQTVVEPVEVRPATVRKVEVPAAYEIVTEQVKISEPYREWRRGRAWVGQAIEVVPLRGFIVDPAGQFKGYNVAGRTLVPAASGGASRGIVDIGATPADNSQFEDDVWCLVEVPAQYQTVQRKVLKAPATTSDVAVPAEYRNVTRQVVLREATQRVVPVPAVYHSVYRQEVDFERARALGYQFDASGELVATPSGQRLVRAAAVASQPGVQIDRALGPDSWVREVRIPAEYRNVTRYVPEQPAGVRVVDVPAAVRTIKRRVEVQPARTETVLVPATYKTVPTQVLVRAETTRAVPEPGEYQAVTRYELDQPASLRQVAVPALVQPMQRPVVTRAAGVRDEVVPAVYRTETRQVIDQPASTRWVDVPAQYETLTWQVKVAEAREERREVMCETNTHPDKIRDVQRALQAAGFGPAAADGVLAAPTLDAVARYQQARGLPVHGYLDVDTVRALGVAPN from the coding sequence ATGAAAAAGTCTTTGACCCCTCCAGACCGCGCGCGTCCCCTGCGCCGCGGCGCATTGCTGGGCGGTGGCCTGCTGCTGGCCGGCGCTGCACACGCGGGCATGGTGACCGACGCGCACGGCAACGTCGGCTACGACAGCGCGGCCGAATGCGATGCGGCGGTGCAGGCGGGCAGCGCACGCTTTTACCAGCCGGTCACCACGCGGCCGCCGGCGCGCCAGAAGGGCGAAGCCGCGGTGCGCACCATCGCCCTGCGCGAACTGGCCAGCGCCACGGCGCAGGCGGCGGGCCTGCGCTACAGTGCCGCCGACTACGCGCGCGGCGCGTGCGACTTAGGGATTCGCCACGTCAAGGGCCGCCCGGACATCACGCCCGAGCTGGTCGGCAAGTGGGTGCCGTTCAGCCCCGACATGCGGCTCAACCTGTACAGCGACGCCGCCGGCCAGCCGCTGCGCGTGACCATGGCGCAGTGCGACAACGGTTTTTCAGGCCATCTGCCGCGCCCCGTGCCGCCCGCGCCCAGCGTGGCCGTGCAGGTGGTGGCGCCGCAGCCGTCGCCCAACCAGTGCTTTGCCAACATCCTGCATCCGGCGCGCTTTGAAACGCGCAGCGAGCAGGTGCTGATCGCCCCCGCCACGCGCCGCGAAGAAGTGGTGCCCGCCACCTGGCGCGCCGTCACCGAGCAGGTGCTGGTGCAGCCCGAGACGCGCCGCCAGGTGGCCGTGCCGGCCGAGCTGGGCAGCGTGACCGAGAACGTGGTGCTGCGCCCCGCCGGCACGCGCGACGAACCGGTGGCGCCCACGTTCAGGACCACCACCGAACAGCTGCAGACCAAGGCGCCGTCCACCCGCGTCGAGGTGCTGCCGCCGGTGTACCGGACCGAGATGCGCCGCGTGGTCGACGTGCCCGAGCACACCGTGCAGCGCGTGGTGCCGGCCGTCTACAAGGAGGTCGAGGAGACGGTGCAGGTCAGCCCCGCCACCACCCGCACCGAAGCCGTGCCGACGCGCTACCGCACCGAGGTCGAGCGCGTGCTGGTGCGCCCCGAGGTCGTGCAGTACGTGCCGGTGCGCCTGCCCACGCGCCCGGTGGCCGAGCAGCGCCTGCGCGCCGACGCCACCACCCGCGTCGAGCCGGTGGCGCCCGTGATGCAGACGGTGGTCGAGCCGGTCGAGGTGCGCCCGGCCACGGTGCGCAAGGTCGAGGTGCCGGCCGCGTACGAAATCGTCACCGAGCAGGTCAAGATCAGCGAGCCCTACCGCGAATGGCGGCGTGGCCGCGCCTGGGTGGGCCAGGCCATCGAGGTGGTGCCGCTGCGCGGGTTCATCGTCGACCCGGCGGGCCAGTTCAAGGGCTACAACGTGGCCGGCCGCACGCTGGTGCCGGCGGCCAGCGGCGGCGCCTCGCGCGGCATCGTCGACATCGGCGCCACGCCGGCCGACAACAGCCAGTTTGAAGACGACGTGTGGTGCCTGGTCGAAGTGCCGGCGCAGTACCAGACCGTGCAACGCAAGGTGCTGAAGGCGCCCGCCACCACCAGCGACGTCGCCGTGCCGGCCGAATACAGGAACGTCACGCGCCAGGTGGTGCTGCGCGAGGCCACGCAGCGCGTGGTGCCGGTGCCGGCCGTCTACCACAGCGTCTATCGGCAAGAAGTGGACTTCGAGCGCGCCCGCGCGCTGGGCTACCAGTTCGATGCCAGCGGCGAACTGGTGGCCACGCCCAGCGGCCAGCGGCTGGTGCGCGCGGCGGCGGTGGCCAGCCAGCCCGGCGTGCAGATCGACCGCGCCCTGGGGCCGGACAGCTGGGTGCGCGAAGTGCGCATCCCGGCCGAATACCGCAATGTCACCCGCTACGTGCCCGAGCAGCCGGCCGGCGTGCGCGTGGTCGACGTGCCGGCGGCGGTGCGCACCATCAAGCGCCGCGTCGAAGTGCAACCCGCCCGCACCGAAACCGTGCTGGTGCCCGCCACCTACAAGACCGTGCCCACGCAGGTGCTGGTGCGCGCCGAAACTACCCGCGCCGTGCCCGAGCCGGGCGAATACCAGGCCGTCACCCGCTACGAGCTGGACCAGCCCGCCAGCCTGCGCCAGGTCGCCGTGCCCGCGCTGGTGCAGCCGATGCAGCGGCCGGTCGTGACGCGCGCCGCCGGCGTGCGCGACGAAGTCGTGCCCGCCGTCTACCGCACCGAAACGCGCCAGGTCATCGACCAGCCCGCCAGCACGCGCTGGGTCGACGTGCCCGCGCAGTACGAGACGCTGACCTGGCAGGTCAAGGTGGCCGAAGCGCGCGAAGAGCGGCGCGAAGTCATGTGCGAGACCAACACGCACCCCGACAAGATCCGCGACGTGCAGCGCGCGCTGCAGGCGGCCGGTTTCGGCCCCGCCGCCGCCGACGGCGTGCTGGCCGCGCCCACGCTGGACGCCGTGGCGCGCTACCAGCAGGCGCGCGGCCTGCCGGTGCACGGCTACCTCGACGTCGACACCGTGCGCGCTTTGGGCGTGGCACCAAACTGA
- a CDS encoding peptidoglycan-binding domain-containing protein → MKFQHAAPLLAAVWLAACSTPEPARPDAAPKLPPAPAAVVPAPAPAVTPPPAPARPASLPPMQVRTMRDVQQRLQDLGYDPGSVDGVAGARTQAALAAFQKDRGLRPTGRMDSVTREALGK, encoded by the coding sequence ATGAAGTTTCAACACGCCGCCCCCTTGCTGGCCGCCGTCTGGCTGGCTGCCTGCTCGACCCCCGAACCGGCCCGTCCTGACGCCGCGCCCAAGCTCCCGCCCGCGCCAGCGGCCGTCGTGCCTGCACCGGCCCCCGCCGTCACGCCCCCGCCGGCGCCCGCCCGGCCTGCGTCGCTGCCGCCCATGCAGGTGCGCACCATGCGCGACGTGCAGCAGCGGCTGCAGGACCTGGGCTACGACCCCGGCTCCGTCGACGGCGTGGCCGGCGCGCGCACCCAGGCGGCGCTGGCTGCCTTCCAGAAAGATCGCGGCCTGCGGCCCACCGGGCGCATGGATTCGGTTACGCGCGAGGCGCTGGGGAAATAA
- a CDS encoding RBBP9/YdeN family alpha/beta hydrolase: MNLMNRPVLILPGWQNSGPAHWQSRWEQLYGYQRVQQHDWMRPLRGDWTARLEEVVLAQDGPVLLAAHSLGCLLTAWWAAHSRHAGRVAGALLVAPPDIERDDNRQQIPGWAPPARQRLPFRSIVVASSDDPFGSLESASRLAADWGSDFVSQGARGHINAESGLGDWYEGHDLLRSLQARAP, translated from the coding sequence ATGAATCTGATGAACCGCCCCGTCCTGATCCTGCCCGGCTGGCAGAACAGCGGCCCCGCGCATTGGCAAAGCCGCTGGGAGCAGCTTTACGGCTACCAACGCGTGCAGCAGCACGACTGGATGCGCCCGCTGCGCGGCGACTGGACGGCGCGGCTCGAAGAGGTGGTGCTGGCGCAGGACGGCCCGGTGCTGCTGGCCGCGCACAGCCTGGGCTGCCTGCTGACCGCGTGGTGGGCCGCGCATTCGCGCCACGCCGGGCGCGTGGCCGGTGCGCTGCTGGTGGCGCCGCCCGACATCGAGCGCGACGACAACCGCCAGCAGATTCCCGGCTGGGCGCCGCCCGCGCGCCAGCGCCTGCCGTTTCGCAGCATCGTCGTGGCCAGCAGCGACGACCCCTTCGGCAGCCTCGAATCGGCCAGCCGCCTGGCGGCCGACTGGGGCAGCGACTTCGTCAGCCAGGGCGCGCGCGGTCACATCAACGCCGAATCCGGCCTGGGCGACTGGTACGAGGGGCATGACCTGTTGCGCTCGCTGCAGGCTCGGGCGCCATGA
- a CDS encoding ParB/RepB/Spo0J family partition protein — protein MVTKKPKGLGRGLDALLGPSLSPGAADDAQAATPAGTPMMMSLADLRPGQYQPRTRMDEGALYELAESIKSQGIMQPILVRRLTSGKGLARSGAADGAIDSGANYEIIAGERRFRAARLAGLTEVPVLLRDVPDEAAAAMALIENIQREDLNPLEEAQGIQRLIGEFGLTHEQAAQAVGRSRSAASNLLRLLQLTEPVQTMLMAGDIDMGHARALLGLEGAAQITAANQVTSRKMSVREAEALVKRLGAEFNLTAPRKPAQGGSDKPGDVRRVEEELSDLLTAQVEVRVKKRAKRAGRMEQTGEVAIQFGSLDELNGLIERLRALGGA, from the coding sequence ATGGTCACCAAGAAACCCAAGGGCCTGGGGCGCGGCCTTGACGCGCTGCTCGGCCCCAGCCTGTCGCCCGGCGCGGCCGACGACGCGCAAGCCGCCACGCCGGCGGGCACGCCCATGATGATGTCGCTGGCCGACCTGCGGCCCGGCCAGTACCAGCCGCGCACGCGCATGGACGAAGGCGCGCTGTACGAGCTGGCCGAAAGCATCAAGTCGCAGGGCATCATGCAGCCCATCCTGGTGCGGCGCTTGACATCCGGCAAGGGCCTTGCGCGCTCTGGTGCTGCGGATGGCGCTATTGATAGCGGAGCAAATTACGAAATCATCGCCGGCGAGCGCCGCTTTCGCGCGGCGCGCCTGGCCGGCCTGACCGAAGTGCCGGTGCTGCTGCGCGACGTGCCCGACGAGGCCGCCGCCGCCATGGCGCTGATCGAGAACATCCAGCGCGAAGACCTGAACCCGCTGGAAGAGGCGCAGGGCATCCAGCGCCTGATCGGCGAATTCGGCCTGACGCACGAGCAGGCCGCGCAGGCCGTGGGCCGCAGCCGCAGCGCCGCCAGCAACCTGCTGCGCCTGCTGCAGCTGACCGAGCCGGTGCAGACCATGCTGATGGCCGGCGACATCGACATGGGCCACGCGCGCGCCCTGCTGGGACTGGAGGGCGCGGCGCAGATCACCGCCGCCAACCAGGTCACCTCACGCAAGATGTCGGTGCGCGAGGCCGAGGCGCTGGTCAAGCGCCTGGGTGCCGAATTCAACCTGACGGCGCCGCGCAAGCCGGCGCAGGGCGGCTCCGACAAGCCGGGCGACGTGCGCCGCGTCGAAGAAGAACTGTCCGACCTGCTGACAGCGCAGGTCGAGGTGCGCGTGAAAAAGCGCGCCAAGCGCGCCGGGCGCATGGAACAGACCGGCGAAGTGGCGATCCAGTTCGGCTCGCTGGACGAGTTGAACGGCCTGATCGAGCGGCTGCGCGCCCTCGGCGGCGCCTGA
- a CDS encoding methyltransferase domain-containing protein has product MRLKNPRATRPPGLRTLAARLARQGGGGNAGPALAVRAARASVDRVRRAMDLAVSRSPQSLFLRELVAQPAAMGALCASSPRLAQRMASWVDPAAPGLVVELGGGTGVITAALLARGVAPQRLVVVEQSAALAAHLARRFPQVHVVHGDAAELPRLAESPAWPRGEGGAPLAVRCIVSGLPLLSIPLPVRQRILHAGAQVLAPGGRLLQFTYAMRGPSLWQAAGLVGQARERVLANLPPARIDVLGHQAR; this is encoded by the coding sequence ATGCGCCTGAAGAATCCACGAGCCACGCGTCCGCCCGGCCTGCGCACGCTGGCCGCCCGGCTGGCGCGCCAGGGCGGCGGCGGCAACGCCGGCCCCGCGCTGGCCGTGCGGGCCGCCCGTGCCAGCGTCGACCGCGTGCGCCGCGCCATGGACCTGGCGGTGTCGCGGTCGCCGCAATCGCTGTTTCTGCGCGAGCTGGTGGCCCAGCCGGCGGCCATGGGCGCGCTGTGCGCCAGCTCGCCCCGGCTGGCGCAGCGCATGGCGTCGTGGGTCGATCCGGCGGCGCCGGGGCTGGTGGTGGAGCTGGGTGGCGGCACCGGCGTCATCACCGCCGCGCTGCTGGCGCGCGGCGTGGCACCGCAGCGGCTGGTGGTGGTCGAGCAGTCGGCCGCGCTGGCCGCGCACCTGGCGCGCCGCTTTCCGCAGGTGCATGTGGTGCATGGCGACGCTGCCGAGCTGCCGCGCCTGGCCGAATCGCCCGCCTGGCCGCGCGGCGAGGGCGGTGCGCCGCTGGCGGTGCGCTGCATCGTGTCGGGCCTGCCGCTGCTGTCGATCCCGCTGCCGGTGCGCCAGCGCATCCTGCACGCCGGCGCGCAGGTGCTGGCGCCCGGTGGGCGCCTGCTGCAATTCACCTACGCCATGCGCGGGCCGTCGCTGTGGCAGGCGGCTGGCCTGGTCGGGCAGGCGCGCGAACGCGTGCTGGCCAACCTGCCGCCGGCGCGCATCGATGTGCTGGGGCACCAGGCGAGATAA
- a CDS encoding AAA family ATPase — MAQIYCIANQKGGVGKTTTTVNLAAGLAKIGQRVLMVDLDPQGNATMGSGVDKRAMELSVYDVLLESASIAEAATVPDKLKEAGAPYAVLGANRELAGAEVELVGEERRERRLKDALAPVQADYDFVLIDCPPSLSMLTLNGLCAAQGVIVPMQCEYFALEGLADLANTIKQVHAHLNRDLRLIGLLRVMFDPRITLQQQVSDQLKAHYGNKVFDTLIPRNVRLAEAPSYGLPGVVFDPSAKGSKAFLAFAEEMVARGMRD; from the coding sequence ATGGCCCAAATTTATTGCATCGCCAACCAGAAAGGCGGCGTCGGCAAAACGACCACCACCGTCAACCTAGCCGCCGGGTTGGCCAAGATCGGCCAGCGCGTGCTGATGGTCGACCTGGACCCGCAAGGCAACGCCACCATGGGCTCGGGCGTGGACAAGCGCGCCATGGAACTCAGCGTGTACGACGTGCTGCTGGAATCGGCCAGCATCGCCGAAGCCGCCACCGTGCCCGACAAGCTGAAGGAAGCCGGTGCGCCGTACGCCGTGCTGGGCGCCAACCGCGAACTGGCCGGCGCCGAGGTCGAACTGGTGGGCGAAGAACGCCGCGAGCGCCGCCTGAAGGATGCGCTGGCCCCGGTCCAGGCCGACTACGACTTCGTGCTGATCGACTGCCCCCCGTCCTTGAGCATGCTGACGCTCAACGGCCTGTGCGCCGCGCAGGGCGTGATCGTGCCCATGCAGTGCGAATACTTCGCGCTCGAAGGGCTGGCCGACCTGGCCAACACCATCAAGCAGGTGCACGCGCACCTGAACCGCGACCTGCGCCTGATCGGCCTGCTGCGCGTCATGTTCGACCCGCGCATCACGCTGCAGCAGCAGGTCAGCGACCAGCTCAAGGCGCACTACGGCAACAAGGTGTTCGACACCCTCATCCCGCGCAACGTGCGGCTGGCCGAGGCGCCCAGCTACGGCTTGCCGGGGGTGGTGTTCGACCCGTCGGCCAAGGGCAGCAAGGCCTTCCTGGCCTTTGCCGAGGAAATGGTGGCGCGCGGCATGCGCGACTGA
- the fosX gene encoding FosX/FosE/FosI family fosfomycin resistance hydrolase yields the protein MSIRALSHLTFIVRDLDRAARFFCDGLGAREVYDSAGRNFSLSREKFFDLNGLWLVAMHGEPPAERSYRHVAFAVTEAELPQYEARLRAIGAEIRPPRPRVAGEGQSLYFHDFDNHLFELHTGTLDERLGVCAAEGVEAKRAKNEDSVVIPTSP from the coding sequence ATGAGCATCCGCGCGCTCAGCCACCTGACCTTCATCGTGCGCGACCTTGACCGCGCCGCGCGCTTCTTCTGCGACGGCCTGGGCGCGCGCGAGGTGTATGACAGCGCCGGCCGCAACTTTTCGCTCTCGCGCGAGAAATTCTTCGACCTGAACGGCCTGTGGCTGGTCGCCATGCACGGTGAGCCGCCGGCCGAGCGCAGCTACCGCCACGTCGCCTTCGCGGTCACCGAGGCCGAACTGCCGCAGTACGAGGCGCGGCTGCGCGCCATCGGGGCCGAGATCCGTCCGCCGCGCCCGCGCGTGGCCGGCGAGGGGCAGTCGCTGTACTTCCACGACTTCGACAACCACCTGTTCGAGTTGCACACCGGCACACTCGATGAGCGCCTAGGAGTCTGCGCGGCAGAAGGCGTCGAAGCGAAACGTGCGAAAAACGAGGACAGCGTGGTGATACCGACAAGCCCATAG
- a CDS encoding acyltransferase family protein, with the protein MSNTPADPSRAEPWIDWGKALASQLIVWHHLVHYGPLAARARQALPLVADWLDQRALLAVQVFLVMAGYLAARSLWPQPGQPRVTLTDWPRRVGQRWQRLMPLYLAALALALACAALARQGMADADTPAAPTVAQLLAHLFLLQDVLEQPALSAGVWYVAIDFQLFALLAALAGVAALWRQPAAGGEGLDGAARWRVAGSVGLLVALALASIALFNRAPGGDAWATYFIGAYGLGVLAAWGARDGQRVRWCALIVALGVAGLWLQWRDRLALALVVALVLLWQPGRAWLAALRSARTVAWLASVSYALFLVHYPVSLLVNAAFERWLPHGAGTAVLGLGVAWLASLGAAWALWQGVEQRAWRLPRRAVTRLKTQ; encoded by the coding sequence ATGAGCAACACGCCCGCCGACCCCAGCCGCGCCGAGCCCTGGATCGACTGGGGCAAGGCGCTGGCGTCGCAACTCATCGTCTGGCATCACCTCGTGCACTACGGCCCGCTGGCAGCGCGGGCGCGGCAGGCGCTGCCGCTGGTGGCGGACTGGCTCGACCAGCGCGCGCTGCTGGCGGTGCAGGTGTTTCTGGTCATGGCCGGCTACCTGGCGGCGCGCAGCCTGTGGCCCCAACCCGGCCAGCCGCGCGTGACGCTGACCGACTGGCCGCGTCGCGTGGGCCAGCGCTGGCAGCGGTTGATGCCGCTGTACCTGGCCGCGCTGGCCCTGGCGCTGGCCTGCGCGGCGCTGGCGCGGCAGGGCATGGCCGACGCCGACACGCCCGCCGCGCCCACCGTGGCACAACTGCTGGCGCACCTGTTCCTGCTGCAGGACGTGCTGGAACAGCCCGCACTAAGCGCCGGCGTCTGGTACGTGGCCATCGACTTTCAGCTGTTTGCGCTGCTGGCCGCGCTGGCCGGCGTGGCGGCGCTGTGGCGACAGCCTGCTGCGGGTGGCGAGGGCCTTGACGGGGCTGCCCGCTGGCGCGTGGCCGGCAGCGTCGGCCTGCTGGTGGCGCTGGCGCTGGCGTCGATTGCACTGTTCAACCGCGCGCCGGGCGGCGACGCCTGGGCCACGTACTTCATCGGCGCCTATGGGTTGGGCGTACTGGCCGCGTGGGGCGCGCGCGACGGGCAGCGTGTGCGCTGGTGTGCGCTGATCGTGGCGCTGGGCGTGGCCGGCCTATGGCTGCAATGGCGCGACCGGCTGGCGCTGGCACTGGTTGTTGCGCTGGTGCTGCTGTGGCAGCCGGGGCGCGCGTGGCTGGCGGCGCTGCGCTCGGCGCGCACAGTGGCGTGGCTGGCCAGCGTGTCGTACGCGCTGTTTCTGGTGCATTACCCGGTCAGCCTGCTGGTCAACGCCGCGTTCGAGCGCTGGCTGCCGCATGGCGCGGGCACGGCCGTGCTGGGCCTGGGCGTGGCCTGGCTGGCCAGCCTGGGCGCGGCCTGGGCGCTGTGGCAGGGCGTGGAGCAACGCGCCTGGCGCCTGCCGCGCCGCGCCGTGACCAGGCTGAAAACCCAATGA
- a CDS encoding CsgG/HfaB family protein, translating to MQKNKWAVLAAAGVAVLLAGCETTNMKMGSQDAKTVATGAAGGASASGENTQLEKCASPLGTVSLVENEHAGWYTILRNEYRLPPTANLLRLLIQQSNCFVVVERGAAGMRAMNRERELMGSGQMRGGSNFGGGQMVASDYGMSPEIIFSEGNTGGIGGALGGLIGGRGGGLLGAVAAGTKTREASTMLTLVDNRSGVQVAASEGSASKTDFGGMGALFGGVAGGGLGGYQNTPQGKVITAAFMDAYNQMVRAVRNYRAQRVQGQGLGGGGRLGVDGGAAPSQTYTPENAPRSNTRRRR from the coding sequence ATGCAGAAAAATAAATGGGCCGTGCTGGCGGCCGCGGGCGTCGCCGTGCTGCTGGCGGGCTGCGAAACCACCAACATGAAAATGGGCAGCCAGGACGCCAAGACCGTGGCCACCGGCGCCGCCGGCGGCGCCAGCGCGTCGGGCGAAAACACCCAGCTGGAGAAATGCGCGTCGCCCCTGGGCACCGTGTCGCTGGTCGAAAACGAACACGCCGGCTGGTACACCATCCTGCGCAACGAATACCGCCTGCCGCCCACCGCCAACCTGCTGCGCCTGCTGATCCAGCAGTCCAACTGCTTCGTGGTGGTCGAGCGCGGCGCCGCCGGCATGCGCGCCATGAACCGCGAGCGCGAGCTGATGGGCTCGGGCCAGATGCGCGGCGGCAGCAACTTCGGCGGCGGGCAGATGGTCGCGTCGGACTACGGCATGTCGCCCGAGATCATCTTCAGCGAAGGCAACACCGGCGGCATCGGTGGCGCGCTGGGCGGCCTGATCGGTGGCCGTGGCGGCGGCCTGCTGGGCGCTGTGGCAGCCGGCACCAAGACGCGCGAGGCGTCCACCATGCTGACGCTGGTCGACAACCGCTCGGGCGTGCAGGTCGCGGCGTCGGAAGGCAGCGCCTCCAAGACCGACTTCGGCGGCATGGGCGCGCTGTTCGGCGGCGTGGCCGGCGGCGGCCTGGGCGGCTACCAGAACACACCGCAGGGCAAGGTCATCACCGCCGCCTTCATGGACGCCTACAACCAGATGGTGCGCGCCGTGCGCAACTACCGCGCCCAGCGCGTGCAGGGCCAGGGCCTGGGCGGCGGCGGCCGGCTCGGCGTGGACGGCGGCGCCGCACCATCGCAGACCTACACCCCCGAGAACGCGCCCCGGTCCAACACGCGCCGCCGCCGTTGA
- a CDS encoding cysteine hydrolase family protein: MKPALLIIDLQQALCEGPDAAFDGPAVIDRINALAVAARAADAPVIWVQHEDDGTLRHNTRGWQLADGLHAQPADLRLRKTTPDAFHRTGLAAQLQQHGADTLIVCGMHTEFCVDTTCRRALALGWPVLLAQDAHTSAGNAVLSPQQVIAHHNATLTNIASFGPRVQTWPTDALIAALAGRLKPQGMAGRQ; this comes from the coding sequence ATGAAACCCGCCCTGCTCATCATCGACCTGCAACAGGCCCTGTGCGAAGGCCCCGACGCTGCCTTCGATGGCCCGGCCGTCATCGACCGCATCAACGCGCTGGCGGTGGCCGCCCGGGCGGCGGACGCGCCGGTGATCTGGGTGCAGCACGAGGACGACGGCACGCTGCGCCACAACACGCGCGGCTGGCAACTGGCCGACGGGCTGCACGCGCAGCCCGCCGACCTGCGCCTGCGCAAGACCACGCCCGACGCCTTTCACCGCACCGGGCTCGCGGCGCAGCTGCAGCAGCACGGCGCCGACACGCTGATCGTGTGCGGCATGCACACCGAATTCTGTGTCGACACCACCTGCCGGCGCGCGCTGGCGCTGGGCTGGCCGGTGCTGCTGGCGCAGGACGCGCACACCTCGGCCGGCAACGCGGTGCTGTCGCCGCAGCAGGTCATTGCCCACCACAACGCGACGCTGACGAACATCGCCAGCTTCGGCCCGCGCGTGCAGACCTGGCCCACCGACGCGCTGATCGCGGCGCTGGCAGGCCGCCTGAAGCCGCAGGGCATGGCGGGCAGGCAATAA